One genomic window of Magnolia sinica isolate HGM2019 chromosome 3, MsV1, whole genome shotgun sequence includes the following:
- the LOC131239406 gene encoding BAG family molecular chaperone regulator 6-like produces the protein MENPFFRNYYNATRPRFSSNPRFSSQSPRSIPVHQEEQQQQQRSKPSPSSKIVSIPVHFVGSEKTRSASAVKIQKVFRGFVVRKNVKKMVKIRSEACKIERRIADTKDLILSDVKERLRVNEMLMSLLLQLDSVRGVDSGVREFRKAVIRKVIVLQEAVDAIVALPDTEKKDQAVEMSDSADSLGNRETATDSIDQTLEMQNIAEAPDNFNSVAPAADDLTIEMQDSVFPSDNCDSVVEAVVDLTPEMKESVDSIDNCRSADQSQEEQDPVESAENCGIPSDSNSQIPQIQSLAEPTEDDGNLSIGRVSHLKEAHDLVESVQNSRDLVESFDNCKSVAEADNEGQECSVDPTEETPVEADMKPCESKHEEEIPQVENPAESVENDPTPEVHDAMEIQGSDVSHPNQDGKSCDSSSGVMLSMMERLMEENCKLKGLVTELCERNVVQNRLMNSLSHRVEQLERVVSRSERMRLKKKKRQAAAAVERSEMAAETRRCGRRL, from the coding sequence ATGGAAAACCCCTTCTTCAGAAATTACTACAATGCCACTCGCCCACGCTTCTCTTCAAACCCTCGCTTCTCCTCCCAAAGCCCTAGATCGATCCCCGTCCATCAGgaggagcagcagcagcagcagcgatcGAAGCCCTCGCCGTCCTCGAAGATCGTCTCGATCCCTGTTCATTTCGTTGGATCGGAAAAAACCAGATCGGCCTCGGCCGTCAAGATCCAGAAGGTCTTCCGGGGCTTCGTGGTACGGAAGAACGTGAAGAAGATGGTAAAGATACGATCAGAAGCATGCAAGATCGAACGGAGGATCGCGGACACGAAGGATCTCATCCTTTCAGATGTGAAGGAGCGGCTGAGAGTGAATGAAATGCTGATGTCTCTGCTTCTTCAGTTGGATTCGGTTCGAGGAGTTGATTCAGGTGTGAGGGAATTCCGGAAGGCGGTGATACGCAAGGTCATTGTCTTGCAGGAAGCCGTTGATGCGATAGTCGCTCTCCCAGACACGGAGAAGAAAGATCAAGCCGTAGAAATGTCAGATTCTGCAGATTCTTTAGGTAATCGGGAAACTGCCACTGATTCCATTGATCAAACCCTAGAAATGCAAAATATTGCAGAAGCGCCAGATAATTTCAATTCTGTGGCCCCAGCGGCTGATGATCTAACCATAGAAATGCAAGATTCTGTTTTCCCGTCTGACAATTGCGACTCTGTGGTGGAAGCTGTTGTTGATCTAACCCCAGAAATGAAAGAGTCTGTTGATTCTATAGATAATTGCCGATCTGCTGATCAATCCCAAGAAGAGCAGGATCCTGTTGAATCTGCAGAGAATTGTGGTATTCCATCCGATTCCAACAGTCAAATTCCACAGATTCAATCCCTTGCAGAACCTACTGAGGATGATGGAAATCTGTCCATCGGCCGCGTCAGTCACCTCAAAGAAGCCCATGATCTTGTCGAATCTGTACAGAATTCTAGGGATCTTGTCGAGTCATTTGATAATTGCAAATCTGTAGCTGAAGCCGACAATGAAGGACAGGAATGCTCTGTAGATCCTACCGAAGAAACCCCAGTAGAAGCTGATATGAAGCCATGTGAAAGCAAACACGAAGAAGAAATTCCCCAAGTGGAGAATCCGGCGGAATCAGTGGAGAACGACCCAACTCCGGAAGTCCATGATGCCATGGAAATCCAAGGAAGTGATGTGTCCCACCCAAATCAAGATGGGAAGAGCTGTGATAGTAGCAGTGGTGTGATGCTGAGTATGATGGAGAGGCTGATGGAGGAGAATTGCAAACTGAAGGGTTTGGTAACAGAGCTATGTGAGAGGAATGTGGTGCAGAATCGGCTGATGAACTCTCTCTCACACAGGGTGGAGCAGCTGGAGAGGGTTGTCTCAAGGAGTGAGCGGATgcggttgaagaagaagaagaggcaggCGGCAGCGGCGGTTGAGAGATCGGAGATGGCTGCTGAGACTAGGAGATGTGGTAGGAGATTGTGA